DNA from Cotesia glomerata isolate CgM1 linkage group LG10, MPM_Cglom_v2.3, whole genome shotgun sequence:
taaattaaaaatttaataaaatataaatttaataggaACGTtacatttagaatttttttgttgaaaaaattattgcaaaaaaataaaaaaaaaatcatttgtaaaaaacttgaaaaactgtgtgtaatttttaaaaaattattttctgttctaatttaattattaaaaaaggcggctaactttagtgaaaattaatgtagcaaatattcaaaaatttgacaataaataaattatggctaaaaataaattagaaaaaaaaaaattgacgtagaaattaaaaaaaaaaactataaatgcaatttttcaaaaataattttttggagaaaatttttttgttagataaaattaaaaaattgttaagtgactgctaactttagtattatcaaCTTGAGTGTCATAATCTATTCggtattattgataaataattatttattactgttATATTGGACtcctttagaaaattttctctgCAATGTCGTTGGCATTGATTGATGAGCAGGTCTAGGTGATGTGTTAACAACCCCATCGTGCTTACCAGCCAATCTTTTGAACGCTGACAACATTTTAGCAAGTTCTCAAGAACTTGATAGTTATCTTCACCGCATGTAATGTAACTACCtgaatagataaataaataacttaataattttatttttaaacactcaatagaagttaattttatttaaactttgatCTATTAATTGTCAAGCTCCGTTAACCTCAAATCCTTTATTCACTGAGACATTTATTGGATTAAATtatgagaagaaaaaaaaaatgtgttattatcataatttttatttattatatttaaaaatgataagtttacaaaatataaatataaatattaaaaaaaaaatatcaagtaaaaataaagacagtaaaaaatgatagtgtaaacaaatttataaaaatgactgAAGCGACTTACtgtgatatttattaaatataaaaaatatatccccatatatatatgtgtgtataaATAATCACTTGCTAAGCCATcttatatatacaatatacagTTAACAATAAGATGACACGTAAAGTGAACAAGCAAGTGCAATTGACACGAAACAGCTGTTCCGCTGCCAGTAGTGTGGAGGattgaattaaattcaaaagggcgccactggtcTTACTATTTATTTGTCAATAGATAAATAGATGTTATCCACGTGGTGtaattttagtgaaaattaaattagccgacatttaacaatttttagaatttttttttattgaaaaaattaataaaaattattctagcagatatttgataattttaaaaattttatagcaaataaattatggcaaaaaaaattgacatgtagaaatttttaaaaataaaaatgcaattttttaaaaataattttttttaaaaaatgaaattaaaaaaatgttaagtaACTGCTAACAtaaatgtcataaaaaattattataaaaaaatgaaataaaatatttcacttgtaaaactgaaaataaatttttttgttctaatttaattgaaaaaaaaatttaaaaattaaaaacgtcggctaactttattattatgtaattttaatgaaaattaagttagccgttatctaaaaatttttaagaatttttttttattaaaaaaattaatgaaaattaatctagcagatatttaataattttaaaaattttatagcaaataaattatggcaaaaaaaaattagaaagaaaaattgacatgtagaaattttaaaaaataaaaaatgcaattttttagaacaaatttttttgataaataaaataaaaaaattgttaagtgactgctaactgtaatgtcattaaaaattattataaaaaaataaaaaaaaaaattttatttgtaaaaaacttgaaaaactaaaagtgcaattttttaaaaataattttttgttctaatttaattattgaaaaaaaaatcaaaaaattaaaaacgccggctaactttattattatgcaattttaatgaaaattaaattagctgacactgaaaaatttttgattttctttattaattaaaaattagaactaaaaaactatttttaaaaaattccacgtctaatttttaaaattttctgaatattttttaaaaattacttttcaataaaataaattataaaaatttttaaatgtcagctaatttaattttgattaattttaaataataaaagattaactacataaataaaattttaattaatagttgGATAATTAActgacaataattttaaattacaaaaaattattaaattcggATATTACAAAGTGGATacttttaattacaataacagatatttattttaacaaatcagTCAACGAATTTGAAACATTTAGgtcaatgaaataaaatagcaattagtaattaataattaaaaatattaaccaaaaaaaaatgtatttccAAGTACAATGATAATTGCTCactgtaatatttacaatacCATCCTTATTAATATGTTGTATAAATAAGTCTTAAGttgcatttaattattattatttactctcATTACCCAACAGCCACATCTAAaaacttacaaattttttccagcaattattttaaaaatttttacacaccTCATgaagtttatattaataaaattatttacttagatttttattattattatttatatcccGGCCGATGTATTGAATCCACGATAATAGAATATCagatttaaatttagtatacagtataaaattaatttatatccGAGGATTTACGTGTCAAGTTTAAAATAGTGGACAGAAACATATGATCAACGTCCAAGGATGAGttcttttttaagattaatataattataatctaaTTTAGAAGACATCTACCATTGCTTTTTATGTTCGTCCATCGACACACCACCTGGACCGAGTGATACAATCATCAAAAGTCCTCCAACGACAGATAAAgtctgtaataaaatattattaatttttttttatcgttaaaaCAAATTAGCATAAATAATATCGCGTTACAGATGCCttaagggcgtataataaaaattttatttttttttctaagtcgaaaaaaaatttttagttgggagaaaaattaaaaaatgacaaagcgactgctaattttaatgtcaaaaaattattacagaaaaataaaaaattttcattttcaaaaaaatttaaaaaactttaagtgcaatttaaaaaaaatattttttaacacacggaaagaacaagatgacactggatataatCACAGATTATACTTAGTGATattctgtggtgaaaaaaaaaaaattcagatagtagctagtataatccagattacaatgagtataatccagataacaatgagtataatccagatatcactcagtataatctgcattatactagctactatctgaaattttttttcacagatatcgctgagtataatctggaatgatatccagtgtcatcttgttctaagggcgtaaaaaaaatttttttttcggaatcgacgtattttttcataaaatgtgaagaaatgcaaaaaaaaaattttcttcatactaaaaatttttttggacagaaaaataaattgaatttttattatacgcccttatggcatccgagGTAAATCCCGGGAGCCATAAGagcgtataaaatttttttcttgcgtTTTTACACATTTCGGATGAAACAGTTCGATTCccgaaaaaattcaaagttcaaaaaattttttaaacccagaaaaaatagacccggaaaaaattttaaagttatgaaaaattcatattatttcagatttattaaattattattattattattatttttttttttattttacaataattttaatgaaatatgaatttttcataatttaaaaattttcttccggtttatttttttttgattaccaaatttttaatacgcCCTTACAGCTTTTCACCGGAACATTTTGCGggtatacgcccttatggcatctgaaacgcgaaataatataaaaaaagaagaaaattaccTGGAAGAAATCGTATTTTAGGAAATCTCTGAGTGGCCTGTGGTCGGGGATAGTCCACCATGCATTATGATACATATTTAACGCCGAGAGCATCAAAACAAGCAACAAGGCACTGAGCTTTGTTTTGTATCCAACAGTAACAAATACCATCAAAATACCTCCAATAATATCCTGCGTAATTTGCATGAATGATATTTCAAAACGTATCAACGTTACAAACATAAATGCCAAAAGAATACGACCAGCCagctgtaaataatttttaggttTGTTCTCCCCGAGGGTAGGCACCCCAGCGAACAAAGATCTTCCTTCAACACGTGATTCAGCAAGTACCAGGAGCAATGCCCCAATAAGTGCCAGGTTGCggaataaaaattgtatatcCCACAGTATGTTGTAGGCGAGCGTCTGGAGTACGACTATGAAAAACAGGGCACCACAGGCAATAGATACCTTAAATCTTCCAATTACCATCACACAGCCTCCCAGTTGgccaattaaatttatcaagacGAACAAAGTTGCCAGAAACTTTCCACAGTTCCATGTCATGTCCATGTATTCTCTTTGCTCGCTCCACTGGAACCACATTCGTAAGCCGTCTTCAAGAAACGTGGCAATGAGACAAAGCCGTGCAAGGGTTGGGAGCACATGTTTTCCATTGCGAATTACctgcaattaaaattattctattagcttttttattttatatttattaatctaaatattaatgtCGGAATTAacattgatgatttttttttcaaatatttattatctattttttaaaatatgttaTCACGATAAGTGATTACGTGGACAGTTgcgttttattattttttaataattatttgtaattggagtaccattattgtttattattattattattattattattattattattattattttattataagtatttaaacAACAGTCTTGATATAAACAAATGTAGGTGAAGATCAGATTAGACAGcgtaaattaaaatcataaccTGCAGACAGTTAGACTGCTAAATTAGTGACTGGTAAATTGCACTTGGcacattattataattcacAATTAAATCACTGGTGTATAAATGAGCCACAGATGCTGATAAAAATATGCTGAGCTTAAATATGTTTTAGTTGTATTATATTGTCTGGTCACGATGACGTTGACAGGAGAAACACACCTGTCCCACAGGAAAAAATACATACGATCACTCATGTGTTGATAACTCACCAGTTAAAATAACGTTATTTATACCAGAGCTctttgtttaattattcatcagcaaacaatatattattgtgattatttatttaaataattacctgaTCGGCAACCTCCTCGGCTTTAGAAACTAATTCGTGTTGAATCTCCATcgtgcttttttaaaaatgaaaaaaaagaaccCATCCACACACCACACGTCGCATACACGCACGCAAAGAACCACAGCTAGCTCTTACCCGTATAGCCacctataaaaattaaacacaattttttaattcatacaCTAAGTACTATTTATCTGTATTACTTTTAATCAAGCTTACTTGTTTGTATGTGTGTGCTCAAAGAGCCTCCAAAAGATATTTTTCGAGTATGATGTGGAGATATACTGCGCAATTTTACACGCATGTCGTAGCTTCCGGTTCACGTGTCACCcgccaaaatattttttattcaaatatcttttatttagtacttcattttttatcacttgttaacttattattaatgtttattgttatttttatttaattgatattttttaattttttaatttcccgccatttttttcaaaatttaaatcaatactGCACTctggaagataaaaaaaaaattaataaataattaatatatgtcgtgattaaaaatatataatacaataaataattaatataaccTTGGACATTAATACACTTCGATCCGGTTAATTATTTCAACGGTACTAGAAATACTAGACAAGCAAGTTTTGtgtttgaagaaaaaaattttattgcaaaaaataattcgattaaaaaatgttaaattcaacatttttttataacatttaagtagaatactaaagttagccgacgtttttaattttttgatgtttttttatcattaaattaaaattaaaaaaatattttttaaaaattgcacttaaagtttttcaagttttttacaaataaaatttttttttatttttttttcaataaaaaaatattttaaaaattattaaaagtcgactaacttaattttcatcattaaacTTAGCagttacttaattttttaattttataatcaacaaaatttgttccaaaatcttatttttaaaaaattgcattatttattttttacaatttctacatgtcaattttttttctaattttttttgccataatttatttgttataaaatttttaaaattattaaataaatgctaaattaatttttatcatttttttttttagtttttacagTTTCTAcgtcttttttttctaatttttttgccataatttgttataaaattttaaaaattattgaataaatgctaaattaatttttttattttttgcaatttctacatgtcaattttttttgccataatttattagttataaaattttaaaaatcattaaatatatgctaaattaattttcatcattttttttttagtttttacgCTGCAACtgcttaaaataattttttatttgaaataaagtCCGCTGCAAGTAATTTAACTTATATTTCttcattgaaattaaattaagtctTTCATCACACTGAAAAATCCAAGACAatgcaataacaaaattaattatttaaatacaccaaaatataattgatcatcatcatcatcatcatcggtatgatttatctatttttagtatcaataaaaaaaaataatttaagctAAACGTACACGTGACGTCGCGGATCATCCGATGTTACGTCGATTGGCATTCCAGTGATAATTACCGGGAAAGTGCGTtatctaaaatataataattattgcgtataaaaaaaaataatttattcaaagctGATTAGCATTACTATACTAATTCTCATTAGATTACATTGGCTATTTCTCGTAACTGGAATTAccatatttttactattagaTTTACCTGTGATTAACAATTCAAATAGTAATTTTGAATGAGAGACTTCATTCTTACAAGCTCTGGTGGTAGTAGttgacaattttataaataaatcaatttaaattgcAATCATCAATTTAACATATATATTAATTGGTGCTTTATATTGCAAATGTTACGGCCCTGGTTCTACGTTGTACCCCTACTTATCTGAATGTACTTGTCGGCACAAGTAAAGAGAGAACCAGCTAAACTCGACAATTTATACAGTTCGGTTTTACTATTTCACTTGCTTATATCGTACGATAATATAAGTACAATATAGTTGCGTTTATACGTATCGGCTTTGGTCTTTAGTCAGTATCTACCAATAAGTCAGTAACtgtgattttaaattaattttattattatttattaaattaatttattattttaggttAAACAATTGTTTAccatttgtaatttaattttttatttatttatttattaataacttgacCGGTTTTTgtgtcaatttaatttttcctaCTTTAGTATACATACATAagtatatcatatatataaatatattgtagTGTAATAGTTAAAAAGTGCGTGGGTGAGCATTTGAAAGCCAGTTGGAGTAGTAGCTAGGTCAACTGGGCATGTGGAATCGTAGGTTTGTGTGGTATGTCATTGTGTTCCGGCTTTTTTAAAGACGTGtcacaattttataaacttggtatatttttttaattacttagagtcatttatttttattagacaGTCATatgtcaatattaattaattaataattgtttataaaacgtcttcatttgtttttaattttacgacGTTACTTTTCACacgtcaatattttattttaattgtcacAATTTGACTCGAAATATTGTTTTAGATAATTATACTTATCCTGttggatattttaaaaataaaaaaaaattattttattttatttatattaatttataaatcggtgagaccaatttttaatttcattaattataataataaagttagccgacattttttatttttttattttgcttaatttattaatttataattaaaaaattgcacttgaaatttttgaaaaattttttttgcaataattctttaataaaaaaaaatcaaatttttagatggctaactttattttcattattaattagtaaatatttatctatcaAAATTCATGCCATGTATATGATGAAATATGACACATCGGTTGATAAAAATGTACGtgactaattgaaaaataaacttaaatttgCTTCTATTACAGATAgcgaaaatttgaatcaataagaagaaaaaataatatttgaaatgaattttgaaaataatcatGAAAATGGAGATCATGCATCTCTTGGATCGCGGGACGATTCTCCTGTTGTATTCCCGGTAAATATATTTGCAtggataatatttataaatagtaatgTAATGCgataataaaacattaaatgTTTCCGTTGTTGCTTGTCATAAGTCATAACACAGTTGACTAATCATTCATTATTACTTCATGTAGCATAAAAAGTTTATCAGAACATTCGAGTGCTGGTTGAACATTATTTAGAAACATTATGTAGAAAATAAGTAATCagtttatgataaatttttattcattaaattataaaattgcagTCAATATATCGAGAAGCACCATTCAGCGATGACCCGGAAGCCATCGCGGAGTTAGAAGCTTGCgactacactaaaaaaatcgacaTAAAAATGGCAAAGAGCGGGAAAGGtttgtttaattatctatattattaagagaatgagCAAAATTTAGTGGCCagtaaatttggtatcgttggaaaagtcttgacctggagttgtacCTTTCCAtaatttcatatcattctcaccaatagtcaatttatgatgataagtatttaggctgcattcgaaaatactttATCTCTagaaacataattaagaaattaacttgtatcttgtgaactattgacatttttatagatataagctcatcccgatgttacactcatcgaaacctttcattcaagtacccacatcaatttttcatatatttatatatattatatatatgtatatatgaaaaatatatcaaaaatgcgtgtgggtactcaaatgaaagctcttgatgattgtaacatcgggatgagcttagatccttaaaaatgttaatagttaagaaagtacagtacaatttaaaataattaataaattaccttgtatctcgtgaactattgacatttttaaagatataagctcgttccaatgttacactcataaagacctttcattagagtacccacatccatttttcatatatttatatatatattatatatatgtatatatgaaaaatatatcaaaaatgcatgtgggtactcaaaagaaagctcttgatgagtgtaacatcaggatgagcttatatcttcaaaaatgtcaatagttaaaaaagtacaatcCAATTTAACGAAAGTCATCacttaataaagcaaaattttatttatttcgaaTTTACAAGTCGAATTTAATAGATTAATATAAgatatcattaataaaatatttattttagcgCCTAGACGGGTTCGAGTTTACGCAGACGGAATTTACGATTTGTTCCATCAAGGCCACGCTCGTCAGCTAATGCAGGCAAAAAATCTTTTCCCAAATGTTTATTTGATCGTCGGTGGTAAGATGTTTGTTCCAATTTTcagttgatttatttttaatttaattaattgataacagtcacttaattaaattttagtttgcAATGACGAATTGACTCACGAGAAAAAAGGTCGCACTGTTATGACCGATGATGAGAGATATGAAGCAGTACGGCATTGCCGTTACGTCGATGAACTAGTGCGAGACGCTCCATGGGAGCTGGATGAAGAATATCTAGCCAAACACAAggtattaataatatataactcataaaataatatccaTTTATTATCATACTTGATTACATTATtatcgtaattttaatttaatattaaatattaaatttaaaataaaaatttttcagatagACTTCGTAGCGCACGACGACATCCCGTATTCAACTGACGAGGCTGACGATGTGTATGGTTGGATAAAAGCTAAAGGAATGTTTGCAGCTACTCAAAGAACTGAGGGTGTCTCTACATCAGATATTGTTGCTAGAATTGTCAAAGATTATGATATTTATGTTAGAAGAAATTTAGCTCGAGGTTACAGTGCCAAGGAATTGAACGTCTCGTTTCTTAGTGTaagttatcattaattaaattgataaatatgtgtattaattaattttttaatatatgttCAAATAAtaccaataattatttacattattcaggaaaaaaaattcagattacaaaataaattcgaTGATTTAAAAGACAAGGGAAAACGAGTGATGGAAAACATTGAAGAGAAGCGGATGGATATGATTAGCAAGTGGGAAGAAAAATCTCGTGATTTTATAGAcgcttttttattactatttggTCGAGAGGGTCGACTGGTctgtaccaaaaaattttttttttcttttttatttttcattctatCTCTTTTTATCATTGGAGTGGCTCATTGTAAATCCTGTCTTACAAGTGGAATCTTTCATATCTTAACAAATTCAACTCAAGtgataaaatctattaatcaTTAATCTTTTATCTctacctatttatttatttatttatttatccaaaTTTGTTCTAAGTATTTTATATGtttctttgaataaaaaataattcatcaatctcattcatttctttattcgtaaaatctatgataggattaacttaaaataaataaatgtatttgatttttgttttaaactgattgattaatttatttacagtcGACGATTTGGAACGAAAGTAAAGGTCGTTTGATGCAAGCGCTTTCACCACCAGCAAGTCCTAAACGAGCGGGTAGTCCAAATGGGAGCAGTAGTAGTAATAATGACGATGATCAagtcaggtaatttttttttttttagcttcataaatatttattattaaggaGGTATGTTCTGGTCTAGAAGCATAaaatttcaggtaatttttgaagtgccgtaaaaaaaaagcaatcaatatttttgctatatatttttttataattgatttgttaacattataagaatacagaaaaaaataataaaataaaaaaagttgaaaatccaaaaaattagcAGCTGA
Protein-coding regions in this window:
- the LOC123272346 gene encoding surfeit locus protein 4 homolog isoform X1 is translated as MEIQHELVSKAEEVADQVIRNGKHVLPTLARLCLIATFLEDGLRMWFQWSEQREYMDMTWNCGKFLATLFVLINLIGQLGGCVMVIGRFKVSIACGALFFIVVLQTLAYNILWDIQFLFRNLALIGALLLVLAESRVEGRSLFAGVPTLGENKPKNYLQLAGRILLAFMFVTLIRFEISFMQITQDIIGGILMVFVTVGYKTKLSALLLVLMLSALNMYHNAWWTIPDHRPLRDFLKYDFFQTLSVVGGLLMIVSLGPGGVSMDEHKKQW
- the LOC123272346 gene encoding surfeit locus protein 4 homolog isoform X2; the protein is MVIRNGKHVLPTLARLCLIATFLEDGLRMWFQWSEQREYMDMTWNCGKFLATLFVLINLIGQLGGCVMVIGRFKVSIACGALFFIVVLQTLAYNILWDIQFLFRNLALIGALLLVLAESRVEGRSLFAGVPTLGENKPKNYLQLAGRILLAFMFVTLIRFEISFMQITQDIIGGILMVFVTVGYKTKLSALLLVLMLSALNMYHNAWWTIPDHRPLRDFLKYDFFQTLSVVGGLLMIVSLGPGGVSMDEHKKQW
- the LOC123272345 gene encoding choline-phosphate cytidylyltransferase A-like, whose translation is MNFENNHENGDHASLGSRDDSPVVFPSIYREAPFSDDPEAIAELEACDYTKKIDIKMAKSGKAPRRVRVYADGIYDLFHQGHARQLMQAKNLFPNVYLIVGVCNDELTHEKKGRTVMTDDERYEAVRHCRYVDELVRDAPWELDEEYLAKHKIDFVAHDDIPYSTDEADDVYGWIKAKGMFAATQRTEGVSTSDIVARIVKDYDIYVRRNLARGYSAKELNVSFLSEKKFRLQNKFDDLKDKGKRVMENIEEKRMDMISKWEEKSRDFIDAFLLLFGREGRLSTIWNESKGRLMQALSPPASPKRAGSPNGSSSSNNDDDQVSPPPKKTGRYDFPNNSNHYLSDDYSDDEEINSHSK
- the LOC123272346 gene encoding surfeit locus protein 4 homolog isoform X3; the encoded protein is MWFQWSEQREYMDMTWNCGKFLATLFVLINLIGQLGGCVMVIGRFKVSIACGALFFIVVLQTLAYNILWDIQFLFRNLALIGALLLVLAESRVEGRSLFAGVPTLGENKPKNYLQLAGRILLAFMFVTLIRFEISFMQITQDIIGGILMVFVTVGYKTKLSALLLVLMLSALNMYHNAWWTIPDHRPLRDFLKYDFFQTLSVVGGLLMIVSLGPGGVSMDEHKKQW